A single genomic interval of Cyanobacterium sp. T60_A2020_053 harbors:
- a CDS encoding TolB family protein, whose translation MNHRLKIISLTLLIASLIGGCGGNDFGITSTALNSRYSDEKPSISGDGRWLAMVSNRFGRQEILLFDLQQQSFVDLPGLNREGAITDSPSLSRTGRYLAYVSSIQGRPDIFLYDRATRQTKLLTQGYRSWLRNPRISPDGRYVVFETARRGQWDIEVMDLGINIELDQSNGFIPEDVP comes from the coding sequence ATGAATCATCGGTTAAAAATAATCTCCCTAACTCTTTTGATAGCCTCTTTAATCGGGGGGTGTGGTGGTAATGATTTTGGTATTACTTCCACCGCCCTCAATAGTCGTTATAGTGATGAAAAGCCATCCATTAGCGGTGATGGGCGCTGGTTAGCGATGGTATCTAATCGTTTTGGGCGACAAGAAATTTTATTATTTGATTTACAACAACAGTCTTTTGTGGATTTACCCGGTTTGAATCGGGAGGGCGCTATTACAGATAGCCCTAGTTTGAGTCGCACCGGGCGCTATTTAGCCTATGTTTCCAGCATTCAAGGCAGACCTGATATTTTTTTGTACGATCGCGCCACCCGACAAACTAAACTATTAACTCAAGGTTATCGTAGTTGGTTGCGCAATCCTCGTATTAGCCCCGACGGGCGCTATGTTGTCTTTGAAACCGCTAGGCGAGGACAATGGGATATTGAAGTGATGGATTTAGGTATTAATATTGAATTGGATCAATCTAACGGTTTTATTCCAGAAGATGTGCCATAA